The nucleotide sequence TGGATCGCCTGGCGGAGCATCGGTGAGTCGCCGTAGCTCCAGGACATCACCGCGACCGACGGGCCGCGCTTGTTCTGCACCGCCCAGTCGAGCCCGGCCAGCAGCGACGACAGGGTGCCGGTGCCGTTGCAGTCGAGCACCTTCACCCCGCGCACGTTCGCCTCGGGGGCGACACCGTAGCTGTTCGACGCGGCGATCCCGGAGACGACGGTGCCGTGCCCGTCGCAGTCCTCGTCGCGGTCGTCGATCGTGTTGACCTCCAGCCGCGCCCGGCCGCCGAACTCCGGATGCCGCGCGTCCACCCCGGTGTCGAGCACGAACACGTCCACCCCGGAACCGGTCGCGGTGCGCTGGTATCGCCCGTCCAGCGGCAGATCGGGCTGGTCGATCCGGTCGAGCCCCCAGTTCCCGGGGGCCTGCTCGGTGACGGCGACGTCGCCGCCAGGGCCCTCCCGGTCGTCCGACGGGGCGGCCTGGTGGCTGCCCTGCGGGTCCAGCGGGTTGACCGTGCGGTCCTCCTCCACCCCGACCACTCCCGGACGTTCCCGCAGCTCGGCCGCCTGCGCCGGGTCGAGCGGGGCCGCGAACCCGTGCAGCACCGTGTCGAAGGTGACGCTCGGCGTCGCGCCGACCGCCTCCACCGCGGCCCGGGTCTGGCCGGCCGTCGCGGTCTGCACCAGGTATCCGGTCAGGTCGCCCACCGGGCTCTTCGGCGCCGTGCTGGGCGCGGTACTCGAGGTGCTGCTGCCGGCGTCCGGGGCCGCTGACGCGACCGGCGCCAGAACAACACCGAGCGCGACGGCCAGTGCACCGGCAGTGACCGCGACGGCGGCTCGGGAACGGTGGAGGCTCACGGAAAGCGACGATATTCGGCCGTTGCCGGTGGGGCGAGAGACACGATGGTGGCGCGGGTGAATCCTGTGGCTGCTGGGGTGACGGATGTGTAGCCGGCCGCGGGGCGGGTCAGCCCGCGCGCTGTGTCAACCTGAGCGCCCGCGCGCTGTGTCAACCTGAGCGCCCGCGCGCCGTTGTCAACCCAGGCGCCCGTGCACCGCGACCTCGGCGGCCTTCACCGCGAACCACAGCTCGTGCCCCGGCTCCACGCCCAGCTCGGCGACCGCGGCCGGGGTGACGTCCGCGGCCAGCCCGTCCACCCAGTCCGGACCACCGTCGACGGCACCTGCCCGCAGCCGCACGGTGTCGCCGCGCGGCTCCAGCGC is from Pseudonocardia autotrophica and encodes:
- a CDS encoding S8 family peptidase, with the translated sequence MSLHRSRAAVAVTAGALAVALGVVLAPVASAAPDAGSSTSSTAPSTAPKSPVGDLTGYLVQTATAGQTRAAVEAVGATPSVTFDTVLHGFAAPLDPAQAAELRERPGVVGVEEDRTVNPLDPQGSHQAAPSDDREGPGGDVAVTEQAPGNWGLDRIDQPDLPLDGRYQRTATGSGVDVFVLDTGVDARHPEFGGRARLEVNTIDDRDEDCDGHGTVVSGIAASNSYGVAPEANVRGVKVLDCNGTGTLSSLLAGLDWAVQNKRGPSVAVMSWSYGDSPMLRQAIQRILDAGIFAASSAGNTGGDDCTALPRAVDGVLVVANSTIEDRRASNSSTGRCVSIYAPGSRIVAPVPGGGTASYSGTSMAAPFAAGVAALYKQAQGDRPSAAVKRWIIDNSVGGRIDGGSTGNTPNRLLQTGGL